From a single Thermoleophilaceae bacterium genomic region:
- a CDS encoding acetamidase/formamidase family protein, with product MASAVPEDQVHYLWDEGNEPTLRITSGEEISVRTREVSDGQITPESTTEVLGRLDMNRLYPLVGPVYVEGAEPGDTLKVEILSIETRGWGWVALLPGLGLLPDEFPEPYLRIFDLSGETTPLGDVAKIPVEPFFGTMGVCPAGAREQPVMPPGLFGGNMDTRQLVQGSTLYLPVQVEGALFSCGDAHGAQGDGEVCVTGIEAPMAGSFRLSVENGRSIPAPQWSAPGPLTPRVDSGGFFATTGVGPDLYVCSQDAVRAMIDHLAATYGLSREDAYMLASLCVDLKISEIVDAGQYIVSAALPLAVFD from the coding sequence ATGGCGAGCGCGGTTCCTGAAGACCAGGTCCACTACCTCTGGGACGAGGGGAACGAGCCCACGCTGCGCATCACGAGCGGCGAGGAGATCTCCGTGCGCACGCGCGAGGTGAGCGACGGGCAGATCACGCCCGAGTCCACCACCGAGGTGCTCGGCCGGCTCGACATGAACCGGCTCTACCCGCTGGTGGGTCCCGTGTACGTGGAGGGTGCCGAGCCGGGGGACACGCTCAAGGTCGAGATCCTCTCGATTGAGACCCGTGGCTGGGGCTGGGTGGCGCTCCTCCCGGGCCTCGGCCTCCTTCCGGACGAGTTCCCGGAGCCCTACCTGCGCATCTTCGACCTGTCCGGGGAAACGACCCCGCTCGGCGACGTGGCGAAGATCCCGGTGGAGCCCTTCTTCGGCACGATGGGCGTGTGTCCCGCCGGCGCGCGGGAGCAGCCCGTTATGCCGCCCGGCCTGTTCGGCGGCAACATGGACACGCGGCAGCTCGTCCAGGGAAGCACGCTGTACCTGCCGGTGCAGGTGGAGGGCGCGCTGTTCTCGTGCGGCGACGCCCACGGAGCGCAGGGTGACGGCGAGGTGTGCGTGACCGGCATCGAGGCGCCGATGGCCGGCTCCTTCCGCCTCAGCGTGGAGAACGGGCGCTCGATCCCCGCGCCGCAGTGGTCGGCGCCCGGGCCGCTCACGCCGCGCGTGGACAGCGGCGGGTTCTTCGCCACCACCGGCGTGGGGCCGGACCTCTACGTGTGCTCGCAGGATGCGGTGCGAGCGATGATCGACCACCTCGCGGCCACGTACGGCCTGTCCCGCGAGGACGCCTACATGCTGGCCAGCCTGTGCGTGGATCTGAAGATCAGCGAGATCGTGGACGCAGGCCAGTACATCGTCAGCGCGGCGCTGCCGCTCGCGGTGTTCGACTGA
- a CDS encoding cytochrome P450, with protein sequence MEAAEALEVQRPSAQLIGEASPSPAGPIEQGEADSLPSPPLIQSPRFLQVLRFNQRQIEFVFKARRELGEVFRMRGMVRGGPGGGPVITSHPDHVRSLFTAKPELAPSLTGESPLRPIVGPNAVLTAIGERHMRQRKLLLPAFHGEAIERYMQMINDAAEREISSWPVGRPIALAPRMQAITLDVIMGGIFGIEGKPAGNSAEGRLRAATRASLAVSTWPVAQLAELMNIGHEEPRGLTKMGLSALDHATYAVISDRRRAQDLDERGDILSMLLQARTEDGEALTDRELRDELLTLVLAGHETTANSLAWTWERLVRYPAAYDALRDAVRSDENAAETIEATINEGMRSRPVIPMIGRRVTVPWRLGDYAVQADTPVAMSILLVHHREDLYPDPFAFKPERWIGHKPGTYEWIPFGGGIRRCLGASLAMAEQRVVLEQMVRRLDIEAADPEPEHAVHRNVTMIPAQGARVIVRGRR encoded by the coding sequence GTGGAGGCAGCCGAAGCACTCGAGGTTCAGCGCCCGAGCGCGCAGCTGATTGGCGAGGCGTCGCCCTCGCCGGCGGGGCCGATAGAGCAGGGCGAGGCGGACTCGCTGCCGAGCCCTCCGCTGATCCAGTCGCCGCGCTTCCTGCAGGTGCTGCGCTTCAATCAGCGCCAGATCGAGTTCGTGTTCAAGGCGCGCCGCGAGCTGGGGGAGGTGTTCCGCATGCGCGGCATGGTGCGCGGCGGACCCGGCGGCGGCCCGGTGATCACGAGCCATCCCGACCACGTGCGCTCACTCTTCACCGCCAAGCCGGAGCTTGCGCCGTCGCTCACGGGCGAGTCTCCGCTGAGGCCGATAGTGGGGCCAAACGCGGTGCTCACAGCCATCGGCGAGCGGCACATGCGCCAGCGCAAGCTGCTGCTGCCCGCCTTCCACGGCGAGGCGATCGAGCGCTACATGCAGATGATCAACGACGCGGCCGAGCGGGAGATCTCGAGCTGGCCCGTGGGCCGCCCGATCGCGCTCGCCCCGCGCATGCAGGCGATCACGCTCGACGTGATCATGGGCGGCATCTTCGGCATCGAGGGGAAGCCCGCGGGCAACTCGGCCGAGGGTCGCCTGCGCGCCGCCACGCGAGCATCGCTGGCCGTATCCACGTGGCCGGTTGCACAGCTCGCCGAGCTGATGAACATCGGGCATGAGGAACCGCGCGGCCTCACGAAGATGGGCCTCTCGGCGCTCGATCACGCCACGTACGCCGTGATCTCGGATCGCCGGCGCGCGCAGGATCTCGACGAGCGGGGCGACATCCTCTCGATGCTGCTTCAGGCCCGTACCGAGGACGGCGAGGCGCTCACCGACAGGGAGCTGCGTGACGAGCTGCTCACCCTGGTGCTCGCCGGGCACGAGACCACTGCCAATTCGCTCGCCTGGACCTGGGAGCGCCTCGTGCGCTACCCCGCGGCCTACGACGCCCTGCGTGACGCCGTACGCTCGGACGAGAACGCCGCCGAGACGATCGAGGCAACGATCAACGAAGGCATGCGCTCACGGCCTGTGATTCCGATGATCGGGCGGCGCGTGACGGTGCCGTGGCGGCTCGGCGACTACGCGGTGCAGGCGGACACGCCGGTGGCGATGAGCATCCTGCTCGTGCATCACCGCGAGGACCTCTATCCGGACCCGTTCGCGTTCAAGCCGGAGCGCTGGATCGGGCACAAGCCGGGCACGTACGAGTGGATCCCGTTCGGCGGCGGCATCAGGCGCTGCCTGGGCGCGTCGCTCGCGATGGCGGAGCAGCGCGTGGTGCTCGAGCAGATG